Proteins from one Cicer arietinum cultivar CDC Frontier isolate Library 1 chromosome 3, Cicar.CDCFrontier_v2.0, whole genome shotgun sequence genomic window:
- the LOC101510568 gene encoding uncharacterized protein — translation MKKHLLKPIPKQPPSPPPPILNPPPPPKPNTSLFPPTLSPTQHYNHFLQFLNTHLTHPLTPQTLTHFLKSKLHHHPSFTHFDFHLFTWASTLDTFSHNHTSFQWMTRTLALSHRFSLLRTLLHFISSNPCNCSHAIFSCPETEPIFLFAIQAYCKASKFDDALFAFNCMRRLIDGKPHVSVCNVLIHGFVKSGRVDRAFEFYNEMVRDRVKPDVFTFNILISGYCRNLKFGLALELFDEMRKMGCHPNVVTFNTLIKGLFRERRVDEGIGMVYEMIELGCQLSDVTCEILVEGLCKEGRVSQACELLMEFSKREVLPKGYDYFVLVQVLCGKEDVLKALEIIYELWSKGCVPSLIACIVMIDGLRGLGKIEEAMRLVEKMLKDEGMVLDVVTFNSVLQDVCNAGRTEEANRLRLLALSKGLEPDGMTYKILVTGYAGERNRTEGELVVNEMLDRGFIPDLASYNRLMDGLSNCQHGRRYRVNKIGS, via the coding sequence atGAAGAAACATTTACTCAAACCAATACCAAAACAACCAccatcaccaccaccaccaatcCTCAACCCACCGCCACCACCAAAACCAAACACATCCCTTTTCCCTCCCACACTCTCTCCCACCCAACACTACAATCACTTCCTCCAATTCCTCAACACCCACCTCACCCATCCCCTCACCCCACAAACCCTCACTCACTTCCTCAAATCAAAACTCCATCACCACCCTTCATTCACCCACTTCGATTTCCATCTCTTCACATGGGCATCAACCCTCGACACTTTCTCTCACAACCACACTTCCTTCCAGTGGATGACACGTACCCTCGCTCTCTCTCATCGTTTCTCTCTCCTCCGTACCCTCCTCCATTTCATTTCCTCCAACCCTTGTAATTGCTCTCACGCCATTTTCTCTTGCCCTGAAACCGAACCCATTTTCTTGTTCGCAATTCAGGCTTATTGTAAAGCTTCCAAATTTGATGATGCCCTTTTCGCTTTTAACTGTATGCGTAGGTTAATCGATGGAAAGCCGCATGTTTCTGTATGTAATGTTTTGATTCATGGGTTTGTTAAATCTGGCAGGGTTGATAGAgcttttgaattttataatgaGATGGTTAGAGATAGGGTTAAGCCTGatgtttttacttttaatattttgattagtGGGTATTGTAGGAATTTGAAATTTGGTCTTGCATTGGAGTTGTTTGATGAAATGAGGAAAATGGGGTGTCATCCAAATGTTGTTACTTTTAATACTTTGATTAAGGGGTTGTTTAGGGAACGTCGGGTTGATGAAGGGATTGGGATGGTTTATGAGATGATTGAATTGGGGTGCCAACTTTCCGATGTCACTTGTGAGATTTTGGTTGAGGGGCTTTGCAAGGAAGGTAGGGTTTCGCAGGCGTGTGAGTTGTTAATGGAGTTTTCTAAGAGAGAGGTTTTGCCTAAAGGGTatgattattttgttttggtgCAAGTTTTGTGTGGGAAAGAAGATGTTTTGAAAGCTTTGGAGATTATTTATGAGCTATGGAGCAAAGGGTGTGTTCCTAGCTTGATTGCTTGTATTGTGATGATTGATGGTTTGAGAGGATTGGGGAAGATTGAAGAGGCAATGAGATTGGTGGAAAAAATGCTTAAAGATGAGGGTATGGTACTTGATGTTGTGACTTTCAATTCTGTTCTTCAAGATGTTTGCAATGCGGGAAGGACAGAAGAAGCAAATAGATTAAGATTACTTGCTTTGAGCAAGGGTTTGGAACCCGACGGCATGACTTATAAAATTCTGGTTACTGGGTATGCAGGAGAGCGAAATCGAACAGAAGGAGAGTTGGTGGTAAATGAAATGTTGGATAGGGGGTTCATACCTGATCTTGCTTCATATAATAGACTGATGGATGGACTATCTAATTGTCAACACGGCAGGCGTTATCGTGTGAACAAAATTGGCAGCTGA
- the LOC101511634 gene encoding heme-binding-like protein At3g10130, chloroplastic isoform X4 translates to MVIPLCTPSLSLQSPSIPKKPNNNMIISASSGDRLNSQRRTISASEARISLIFALASQSTTLSQRLFADVATETAKYLFPKTFESRTLEEALMTVPDLETVKFTVLSRRDQYEIRDVEPYFVAETTMPGKSGFDFGGASQSFNVLAEYLFGKNTTKEKMEMTTPVFTSKNQSDGVKMDMTTPVLTTKTGDQDTWKMSFVMPSKYGASLPLPKDSSVRIEEVPRKVVAVVSFSGFVNDEEVKRRELKLREALKNDGQLNIKEGTTVEIAQYNPPFALPFQRRNEIALEVEWKNK, encoded by the exons aTGGTAATTCCTCTTTGCACCCCTTCTCTTTCTCTTCAATCGCCCTCCATTCCTAAAAAACCTAACAACAACATGATCATCTCTGCATCTTCCGGCGACAGATTAAACTCCCAGCGAAGAACCATCTCAGCCTCCGAAGCCCGAATCTCACTCATTTTCGCTCTCGCTTCTCAATCTACCACTCTCTCTCAGCGAC TTTTTGCCGACGTAGCTACCGAAACTGCAAAGTACTTGTTTCCGAAAACATTTGAAAGCCGCACTCTCGAAGAGGCGTTGATGACAG TTCCGGACCTTGAGACTGTCAAGTTCACAGTTCTATCTAGAAGAGACCAGTATGAGATTAGGGATGTTGAG CCTTACTTTGTAGCAGAGACTACAATGCCTGGGAAGAGTGGGTTTGATTTCGGCGGTGCTTCTCAGTCATTTAATGTCCTCGCTGAATACCTTTTTGGTAAG AATACAACAAAGGAGAAAATGGAGATGACTACACCCGTTTTTACCAGTAAGAACCAATCCGATGGGGTTAAAATGGATATGACAACTCCTGTGCTAACAACAAAG ACAGGAGATCAAGATACATGGAAAATGTCTTTTGTCATGCCTTCAAAGTACGGTGCTAGCTTGCCACTGCCTAAAGATTCCTCTGTGAGAATTGAAGAGGTGCCCAGAAAAGTAGTTGCTGTAGTTTCCTTTTCAG GTTTTGTGAATGATGAAGAAGTTAAGCGGCGTGAACTGAAACTACGAGAAGCTTTGAAAAATGACGGACAGCTCAACATTAAAGAGGGAACTACAGTAGAAATTGCACAG TATAATCCCCCATTTGCTCTTCCATTTCAACGCCGTAATGAGATTGCATTGGAGGTGGAGTGGAAAAATAAATAG
- the LOC101511634 gene encoding heme-binding-like protein At3g10130, chloroplastic isoform X1: MVIPLCTPSLSLQSPSIPKKPNNNMIISASSGDRLNSQRRTISASEARISLIFALASQSTTLSQRRKFFADVATETAKYLFPKTFESRTLEEALMTVRCLSFVVVPDLETVKFTVLSRRDQYEIRDVEPYFVAETTMPGKSGFDFGGASQSFNVLAEYLFGKNTTKEKMEMTTPVFTSKNQSDGVKMDMTTPVLTTKTGDQDTWKMSFVMPSKYGASLPLPKDSSVRIEEVPRKVVAVVSFSGFVNDEEVKRRELKLREALKNDGQLNIKEGTTVEIAQYNPPFALPFQRRNEIALEVEWKNK, from the exons aTGGTAATTCCTCTTTGCACCCCTTCTCTTTCTCTTCAATCGCCCTCCATTCCTAAAAAACCTAACAACAACATGATCATCTCTGCATCTTCCGGCGACAGATTAAACTCCCAGCGAAGAACCATCTCAGCCTCCGAAGCCCGAATCTCACTCATTTTCGCTCTCGCTTCTCAATCTACCACTCTCTCTCAGCGACGTAAAt TTTTTGCCGACGTAGCTACCGAAACTGCAAAGTACTTGTTTCCGAAAACATTTGAAAGCCGCACTCTCGAAGAGGCGTTGATGACAG TTCGGTGTTTGAGCTTCGTTGTAGTTCCGGACCTTGAGACTGTCAAGTTCACAGTTCTATCTAGAAGAGACCAGTATGAGATTAGGGATGTTGAG CCTTACTTTGTAGCAGAGACTACAATGCCTGGGAAGAGTGGGTTTGATTTCGGCGGTGCTTCTCAGTCATTTAATGTCCTCGCTGAATACCTTTTTGGTAAG AATACAACAAAGGAGAAAATGGAGATGACTACACCCGTTTTTACCAGTAAGAACCAATCCGATGGGGTTAAAATGGATATGACAACTCCTGTGCTAACAACAAAG ACAGGAGATCAAGATACATGGAAAATGTCTTTTGTCATGCCTTCAAAGTACGGTGCTAGCTTGCCACTGCCTAAAGATTCCTCTGTGAGAATTGAAGAGGTGCCCAGAAAAGTAGTTGCTGTAGTTTCCTTTTCAG GTTTTGTGAATGATGAAGAAGTTAAGCGGCGTGAACTGAAACTACGAGAAGCTTTGAAAAATGACGGACAGCTCAACATTAAAGAGGGAACTACAGTAGAAATTGCACAG TATAATCCCCCATTTGCTCTTCCATTTCAACGCCGTAATGAGATTGCATTGGAGGTGGAGTGGAAAAATAAATAG
- the LOC101511634 gene encoding heme-binding-like protein At3g10130, chloroplastic isoform X3 encodes MVIPLCTPSLSLQSPSIPKKPNNNMIISASSGDRLNSQRRTISASEARISLIFALASQSTTLSQRRKFFADVATETAKYLFPKTFESRTLEEALMTVPDLETVKFTVLSRRDQYEIRDVEPYFVAETTMPGKSGFDFGGASQSFNVLAEYLFGKNTTKEKMEMTTPVFTSKNQSDGVKMDMTTPVLTTKTGDQDTWKMSFVMPSKYGASLPLPKDSSVRIEEVPRKVVAVVSFSGFVNDEEVKRRELKLREALKNDGQLNIKEGTTVEIAQYNPPFALPFQRRNEIALEVEWKNK; translated from the exons aTGGTAATTCCTCTTTGCACCCCTTCTCTTTCTCTTCAATCGCCCTCCATTCCTAAAAAACCTAACAACAACATGATCATCTCTGCATCTTCCGGCGACAGATTAAACTCCCAGCGAAGAACCATCTCAGCCTCCGAAGCCCGAATCTCACTCATTTTCGCTCTCGCTTCTCAATCTACCACTCTCTCTCAGCGACGTAAAt TTTTTGCCGACGTAGCTACCGAAACTGCAAAGTACTTGTTTCCGAAAACATTTGAAAGCCGCACTCTCGAAGAGGCGTTGATGACAG TTCCGGACCTTGAGACTGTCAAGTTCACAGTTCTATCTAGAAGAGACCAGTATGAGATTAGGGATGTTGAG CCTTACTTTGTAGCAGAGACTACAATGCCTGGGAAGAGTGGGTTTGATTTCGGCGGTGCTTCTCAGTCATTTAATGTCCTCGCTGAATACCTTTTTGGTAAG AATACAACAAAGGAGAAAATGGAGATGACTACACCCGTTTTTACCAGTAAGAACCAATCCGATGGGGTTAAAATGGATATGACAACTCCTGTGCTAACAACAAAG ACAGGAGATCAAGATACATGGAAAATGTCTTTTGTCATGCCTTCAAAGTACGGTGCTAGCTTGCCACTGCCTAAAGATTCCTCTGTGAGAATTGAAGAGGTGCCCAGAAAAGTAGTTGCTGTAGTTTCCTTTTCAG GTTTTGTGAATGATGAAGAAGTTAAGCGGCGTGAACTGAAACTACGAGAAGCTTTGAAAAATGACGGACAGCTCAACATTAAAGAGGGAACTACAGTAGAAATTGCACAG TATAATCCCCCATTTGCTCTTCCATTTCAACGCCGTAATGAGATTGCATTGGAGGTGGAGTGGAAAAATAAATAG
- the LOC101511634 gene encoding heme-binding-like protein At3g10130, chloroplastic isoform X2 yields the protein MVIPLCTPSLSLQSPSIPKKPNNNMIISASSGDRLNSQRRTISASEARISLIFALASQSTTLSQRLFADVATETAKYLFPKTFESRTLEEALMTVRCLSFVVVPDLETVKFTVLSRRDQYEIRDVEPYFVAETTMPGKSGFDFGGASQSFNVLAEYLFGKNTTKEKMEMTTPVFTSKNQSDGVKMDMTTPVLTTKTGDQDTWKMSFVMPSKYGASLPLPKDSSVRIEEVPRKVVAVVSFSGFVNDEEVKRRELKLREALKNDGQLNIKEGTTVEIAQYNPPFALPFQRRNEIALEVEWKNK from the exons aTGGTAATTCCTCTTTGCACCCCTTCTCTTTCTCTTCAATCGCCCTCCATTCCTAAAAAACCTAACAACAACATGATCATCTCTGCATCTTCCGGCGACAGATTAAACTCCCAGCGAAGAACCATCTCAGCCTCCGAAGCCCGAATCTCACTCATTTTCGCTCTCGCTTCTCAATCTACCACTCTCTCTCAGCGAC TTTTTGCCGACGTAGCTACCGAAACTGCAAAGTACTTGTTTCCGAAAACATTTGAAAGCCGCACTCTCGAAGAGGCGTTGATGACAG TTCGGTGTTTGAGCTTCGTTGTAGTTCCGGACCTTGAGACTGTCAAGTTCACAGTTCTATCTAGAAGAGACCAGTATGAGATTAGGGATGTTGAG CCTTACTTTGTAGCAGAGACTACAATGCCTGGGAAGAGTGGGTTTGATTTCGGCGGTGCTTCTCAGTCATTTAATGTCCTCGCTGAATACCTTTTTGGTAAG AATACAACAAAGGAGAAAATGGAGATGACTACACCCGTTTTTACCAGTAAGAACCAATCCGATGGGGTTAAAATGGATATGACAACTCCTGTGCTAACAACAAAG ACAGGAGATCAAGATACATGGAAAATGTCTTTTGTCATGCCTTCAAAGTACGGTGCTAGCTTGCCACTGCCTAAAGATTCCTCTGTGAGAATTGAAGAGGTGCCCAGAAAAGTAGTTGCTGTAGTTTCCTTTTCAG GTTTTGTGAATGATGAAGAAGTTAAGCGGCGTGAACTGAAACTACGAGAAGCTTTGAAAAATGACGGACAGCTCAACATTAAAGAGGGAACTACAGTAGAAATTGCACAG TATAATCCCCCATTTGCTCTTCCATTTCAACGCCGTAATGAGATTGCATTGGAGGTGGAGTGGAAAAATAAATAG
- the LOC101511310 gene encoding uncharacterized protein, translating to MGNCLVLQENNVVKIMKTDGKILEYKTPIKVEEVLVDFSGYAVSDSQQVLKHLLPNSKLLSGQLYYLVPLPPPSPKGQKKVRFANPEVQDVHKSSVVRIKLVISKQKLHDMLQNGGISVENMLSLVQGEKGMDGEYLCEKSDEVSVGWKPVLKSIAEV from the coding sequence atgggaaATTGCTTGGTGCTACAAGAAAATAACGTGGTGAAGATCATGAAAACAGATGGGAAAATTCTCGAATACAAAACACCCATCAAAGTTGAAGAGGTTTTGGTAGATTTTTCTGGTTATGCAGTGTCTGATTCACAACAAGTACTCAAACATCTTTTACCAAATAGTAAATTGCTTAGTGGTCAATTATACTATCTAGTTCCTCTTCCGCCACCTTCACCGAAAGGGCAAAAGAAGGTGAGGTTTGCAAATCCAGAAGTTCAAGATGTACATAAAAGTAGTGTGGTTAGGATTAAGCTTGTTATTAGTAAGCAAAAATTGCATGATATGTTGCAGAATGGAGGGATTTCAGTTGAAAATATGTTATCTCTTGTTCAAGGTGAAAAAGGAATGGATGGTGAATATTTGTGTGAAAAAAGTGATGAAGTCTCTGTAGGGTGGAAACCAGTATTGAAAAGCATAGCTGAAGTCTAG
- the LOC101512167 gene encoding uncharacterized protein — protein sequence MGCVSSKHIKKDIQQREHAYVNHVVSLTSSTYGALNLDNNNETSIVSGIETEPQSKSSPNKDPETIININAWELMEGLEEGAPISNFQKKTPKSTPFLRGFVASDTKSPLKFLNQFVSPKTSLKKSSGKENKGQVNMVRGGVRRLDYSPKGIFKQNNSSSSSPKSSSFQLKGSPFSTRRKSFGGDSVRKSLGSVPNPLFDPELRESYEKENSEEKEQIKRIVFATPKTRRARKSLDSINLLNLFENKCPPGGENSVVIYTTTLRGIRKTFEDCNKVRSIIESYCVCMRERDVSMDSGFKEELKKLVEMKQVQVPVVFVKGRFVGGVDEVVKLEEDEKLGVLLEGIPKALGVCEGCGGMRFVMCKECNGSCKVLDEKQKKTVKCGYCNENGIIRCAICC from the exons ATGGGTTGCGTTTCctcaaaacacatcaaaaaaGACATTCAACAACGGGAACATGCTTACGTTAACCATGTAGTTTCTCTCACTTCCTCAACCTATGGAGCACTCAATTTAGACAACAACAATGAAACATCCATTGTTTCAGGAATAGAAACAGAACCACAATCCAAATCATCACCCAACAAAGACCCAGAAACTATCATCAACATCAATGCTTGGGAACTCATGGAGGGTCTTGAAGAAGGAGCAcccatttcaaattttcagaaGAAAACCCCAAAGTCCACACCTTTTCTTCGTGGGTTTGTTGCTTCTGACACAAAAAGCCCATTGAAGTTTCTAAATCAATTTGTTTCTCCTAAAACTTCCCTCAAGAAATCCTCAGGGAA AGAGAATAAGGGTCAAGTTAATATGGTAAGGGGTGGTGTTAGACGTTTGGATTATAGTCCTAAAggaatttttaaacaaaacaattcttcttcttcttctcctaaGAGTTCGAGTTTTCAACTTAAAGGGTCTCCATTTTCTACAAGAAGAAAGAGTTTTGGGGGTGACAGTGTGAGAAAAAGTCTTGGTTCTGTTCCTAATCCTTTGTTTGATCCAGAACTTCGTGAATCTTATGAAAAGGAAAATTCTGAAGAGAAAGAACAAATCAAGAGGATTGTTTTCGCTACTCCGAAAACACGAAGAGCAAGAAAATCTCTTGACTCAATTAACCTTTTGAACTTGTTTGAGAACAAGTGTCCTCCAGGAGGAGAAAACTCGGTTGTGATTTACACGACAACATTGAGAGGAATCAGAAAAACGTTCGAGGATTGTAATAAGGTTCGATCGATCATTGAATCGTATTGTGTGTGTATGCGTGAGCGCGACGTATCTATGGATTCCGGGTTTAAGGAGGAGTTGAAGAAGCTTGTGGAGATGAAACAAGTTCAAGTTCCTGTTGTATTTGTGAAGGGAAGGTTTGTTGGAGGAGTTGATGAAGTTGTGAAattggaagaagatgaaaaattgGGTGTTCTTTTGGAAGGGATTCCAAAGGCATTAGGAGTGTGTGAAGGGTGTGGTGGTATGAGGTTTGTAATGTGTAAGGAATGTAATGGAAGTTGTAAGGTTTTGGATGAGAAGCAAAAGAAAACGGTTAAGTGTGGTTATTGTAATGAGAATGGAATAATTAGATGTGCTATATGTTGTTGA
- the LOC101512495 gene encoding uncharacterized protein: MLQGNLETLVSACAGGSSDRKIACETLADDHKTDPPERHPDSPPESFWLSRDEETEWFNRNAVYERKESTKGNSNSTNLNPNFNSYSNSQRFSSNLKSKTSMIGLPKPQKPSFVDAKNLRNHKPSNIRLFPKRTASVGKSSVEPSSPKVSCIGRVRSKRDRNRKLSSAENETVTVKEKPVRTGKKHSFFESFRAIFRSGRRNKPDHRTDYPAFDSSVTNTNSVSNSKARNSTGSVNDVSFVESVSRNSVSESEPAGLGGMMRFTSGRRSESWGVDESEIHVSR; the protein is encoded by the coding sequence ATGCTACAAGGGAATTTGGAAACACTGGTTTCAGCCTGTGCCGGCGGTTCTAGTGACCGGAAAATCGCCTGCGAGACACTTGCCGACGATCACAAAACGGATCCGCCAGAGCGTCATCCCGATTCTCCGCCGGAGTCATTTTGGCTCTCCAGAGATGAAGAAACCGAGTGGTTCAATCGCAACGCCGTTTACGAGCGGAAAGAATCCACCAAAGGAAACTCCAATTCAACAAACTTAAACCCTAATTTCAACTCCTATTCGAATTCTCAGCGTTTCTCTTCGAATCTCAAATCTAAGACATCAATGATTGGCTTGCCTAAACCTCAGAAACCTTCATTCGTCGACGCTAAGAATCTTCGCAACCACAAGCCTAGCAACATTAGGTTGTTCCCTAAGCGGACCGCCTCCGTCGGAAAATCATCCGTTGAACCGTCGTCACCGAAGGTGTCTTGCATCGGGAGAGTCAGATCCAAACGCGATCGAAATCGGAAGTTGAGCTCCGCTGAAAATGAAACCGTCACCGTCAAAGAAAAACCAGTGAGAACAGGGAAAAAACACAGTTTCTTTGAAAGTTTTCGTGCTATTTTCCGCTCCGGTCGAAGAAATAAACCGGATCATAGAACCGATTATCCGGCGTTCGATTCATCTGTGACGAACACGAACAGCGTGAGTAATTCGAAAGCGCGGAACAGCACGGGGAGTGTGAACGACGTGTCGTTTGTGGAATCGGTATCGAGAAATAGCGTTTCAGAGAGTGAACCGGCCGGTTTGGGTGGGATGATGCGGTTCACGTCTGGGAGGCGTTCTGAGTCGTGGGGTGTAGATGAATCGGAAATCCACGTGTCGCGATAG